The Geodermatophilaceae bacterium NBWT11 genome has a segment encoding these proteins:
- a CDS encoding class F sortase, giving the protein MSAVRAAGLLAVGLLLAGCGGAVAAPGAAPSSVPAPAASTSLPGPQPLEDAAPTVTRVTVPAIGVDATGLEALGLLPDGSLAAPVDFDRAGWFADGTVPGERGPAVVAGHVDSVDGPAVFYRLRELAPGDEVVVELSDGTAPTFRVDRVESAPKDDFPTAEVYGPTPDAQLRLITCGGEFDRSVRSYEDNTIVFASRVSP; this is encoded by the coding sequence CTGAGCGCCGTCCGGGCCGCCGGCCTGCTCGCCGTCGGCCTCCTGCTCGCCGGGTGCGGCGGTGCCGTCGCGGCACCGGGAGCCGCCCCGTCGTCGGTCCCCGCGCCGGCCGCCAGCACCTCGCTGCCCGGCCCGCAGCCGTTGGAGGACGCAGCGCCCACGGTGACCCGGGTGACCGTCCCGGCGATCGGGGTCGACGCGACCGGGCTGGAGGCCCTCGGGCTGCTGCCCGACGGGAGCCTCGCGGCGCCGGTGGACTTCGACCGCGCCGGGTGGTTCGCCGACGGGACGGTGCCCGGTGAGCGGGGGCCGGCGGTGGTGGCCGGCCACGTGGACTCCGTCGACGGACCGGCGGTGTTCTACCGGCTGCGGGAGCTCGCCCCCGGCGACGAGGTGGTCGTCGAGCTCTCCGACGGGACCGCCCCGACCTTCCGGGTGGACCGGGTGGAGTCCGCGCCCAAGGACGACTTCCCGACCGCCGAGGTCTACGGCCCGACCCCGGACGCCCAGCTGCGGCTGATCACCTGCGGCGGGGAGTTCGACCGGTCGGTGCGCTCCTACGAGGACAACACCATCGTCTTCGCCAGTCGGGTCAGCCCCTAA
- a CDS encoding multidrug effflux MFS transporter translates to MSATTETPRTVEGTAPVAATPSRLRTVLTLGAFVALGPLTIDMYLPALPTITEDLQTTSATVQLTLTGTLLGLALGQLVIGPLSDALGRRRPLLVGTALHVLASALVLIAPNIAVLGVLRVLQGVGAAAGAVIALAVVRDLYTGRAAATLLSRLFLVIGAAPVLAPTLGGELLRFTSWRGVFAFLALYGLVLVFAVGATLKETLPPERRTSSGLRGTGRNYLGLLHDRVFVGLVLVAGLTMAGLFSYVSGSAFVYQGEFGLDEQQFGLLFGAGAFWLIAATQLNPVLLRRFQPQWLLASALVIGLVAALVLVVLALTDTGGLVGVVVPVWVVLFASGLGLPNAPALALTRHGEAAGTAAALLGAVQFGVGALVAPLVGVLGNDALAMGVTMVGAFAAAIVVLAAVVRPWQLPDWESGD, encoded by the coding sequence ATCAGCGCCACCACCGAGACCCCGCGCACCGTCGAGGGCACCGCCCCCGTCGCCGCGACCCCGAGCCGGCTGCGGACGGTGCTCACCCTGGGCGCCTTCGTCGCCCTCGGCCCGCTCACGATCGACATGTACCTGCCGGCCCTGCCGACGATCACCGAGGACCTGCAGACGACGTCGGCGACGGTCCAGCTCACCCTGACCGGCACCCTGCTGGGCCTCGCGCTCGGGCAGCTGGTGATCGGCCCGCTGTCCGACGCGCTGGGCCGGCGCCGCCCGCTGCTGGTGGGCACCGCGCTGCACGTGCTGGCCAGCGCCCTGGTGCTGATCGCCCCGAACATCGCCGTCCTCGGGGTGCTGCGGGTGCTGCAGGGCGTGGGCGCCGCCGCGGGTGCGGTGATCGCACTCGCCGTGGTCCGCGACCTCTACACCGGGCGGGCCGCCGCCACCCTGCTGTCCCGGCTCTTCCTGGTCATCGGCGCGGCCCCGGTGCTCGCGCCCACGCTGGGCGGGGAGCTGCTGCGGTTCACCTCCTGGCGCGGGGTCTTCGCCTTCCTGGCCCTGTACGGCCTGGTGCTCGTCTTCGCCGTCGGCGCCACGCTGAAGGAGACGCTGCCGCCCGAGCGCCGCACCAGCAGCGGGCTGCGCGGCACCGGCCGCAACTACCTGGGCCTGCTGCACGACCGGGTCTTCGTCGGCCTGGTGCTCGTCGCCGGGCTGACCATGGCCGGGCTGTTCAGCTACGTCTCGGGCTCGGCCTTCGTCTACCAGGGCGAGTTCGGCCTCGACGAGCAGCAGTTCGGCCTGCTCTTCGGCGCCGGGGCCTTCTGGCTGATCGCCGCCACCCAGCTCAACCCGGTGCTGCTGCGCCGCTTCCAGCCGCAGTGGCTGCTCGCGAGCGCCCTGGTCATCGGCCTGGTCGCGGCCCTGGTCCTCGTCGTCCTGGCGCTCACCGACACCGGCGGCCTGGTCGGCGTCGTCGTCCCGGTCTGGGTGGTGCTGTTCGCCAGCGGACTCGGCCTGCCCAACGCCCCCGCCCTGGCGCTGACCCGGCACGGCGAGGCCGCCGGCACCGCGGCCGCCCTGCTGGGTGCGGTGCAGTTCGGCGTGGGTGCGCTGGTGGCCCCCCTGGTCGGCGTGCTCGGCAACGACGCGCTGGCGATGGGCGTGACGATGGTCGGTGCGTTCGCCGCCGCGATCGTCGTGCTGGCCGCCGTGGTGCGTCCGTGGCAGCTGCCCGACTGGGAGTCCGGGGACTGA
- a CDS encoding molybdopterin-dependent oxidoreductase, producing MTITEDPSTATPEAPAKEVGSARLRKEDARLITGKTTWTDNMVLPGMVYMSVLRSPVAHATITHLDVSAAKDRPNVVAVYTGADFKDEQGSIPCAWPVTPDMVNPGHPSIAVDTVNHVGEAVAIVVARSRTAAVDAVEAIDVDYENIPVVLDMEEATKDGAPLVHAHTESNTSYHFVFDAGEAGTGGDTDAAFDAADVVVSRRFVQQRLIPAFMEPRSVVVGVSGDNYTLWSATQIPHILRVMAALTTGIPEHKLRVIAPDVGGGFGGKLQVNPEEILALLIARRLGKPVKWTETRSESLMTAHHGRDQIQYIDVAADREGNVKGLRVRLLADMGAYLRLITPGVPALGAFMFPGIYKFPAYRFECDGVFTNKVPTDAYRGAGRPEATFAIERIMDELAVELSMDPMELRRKNWINAEEFPFTTVAGLSYDSGDYEQATQAALELLGYDELRAEQKQRRESGDPVQLGIGISTFTEMCGLAPSRVLGSLAFGAGGWEQASIRMLPTGKVEVVTGSTPHGQGHETAWSQIVADQLGVPFDDVEVLHGDTAISSRGLDTYGSRSLVVGGTAVVKASEKVVAKARKIAAHLLEASEDDLEFSGGKFSVKGTPGAGLGIQEIALAIFAAHDYPEGIEPSIDAEAAFDPTNFSFPHGTHLCAMEVDTDTGFVKIRKYACVDDIGNIVNPIIVEGQMHGGLAQGISQALYEEAIYDADGNLTTGTFVDYLVPSAMDLPHFDTGNTTHAAPDNPLGAKGVGEAGCIASTPAVVNAALDAVRHLGVSDIRMPLTPERVWRAIHQGGDGGDRAAEGSNAYGGARTTESGYEEAK from the coding sequence ATGACCATCACCGAGGACCCGAGCACCGCGACCCCGGAGGCACCGGCCAAGGAGGTCGGTTCGGCGCGCCTGCGCAAGGAGGACGCCCGGCTGATCACCGGCAAGACCACCTGGACCGACAACATGGTCCTGCCCGGCATGGTCTACATGTCGGTGCTGCGCTCGCCCGTGGCGCACGCGACCATCACCCACCTCGACGTCAGCGCCGCCAAGGACCGCCCGAACGTCGTCGCCGTCTACACCGGCGCCGACTTCAAGGACGAGCAGGGCTCCATCCCCTGCGCCTGGCCGGTCACCCCGGACATGGTCAACCCCGGGCACCCCTCGATCGCCGTGGACACCGTCAACCACGTCGGTGAGGCCGTGGCGATCGTCGTCGCCCGCAGCCGCACCGCCGCCGTCGACGCCGTCGAGGCCATCGACGTGGACTACGAGAACATCCCCGTGGTCCTGGACATGGAGGAGGCGACGAAGGACGGCGCACCGCTGGTCCACGCCCACACCGAGTCCAACACCAGCTACCACTTCGTCTTCGACGCCGGCGAGGCCGGCACCGGTGGCGACACCGACGCCGCGTTCGACGCCGCCGACGTGGTCGTCTCCCGCCGGTTCGTGCAGCAGCGCCTGATCCCGGCGTTCATGGAGCCGCGCTCGGTCGTCGTCGGCGTCTCCGGGGACAACTACACGCTGTGGTCGGCCACCCAGATCCCGCACATCCTGCGGGTCATGGCGGCGCTGACCACCGGCATCCCCGAGCACAAGCTGCGCGTCATCGCCCCCGACGTCGGCGGCGGTTTCGGCGGCAAGCTGCAGGTCAACCCCGAGGAGATCCTGGCGCTGCTCATCGCGCGCCGGCTGGGCAAGCCGGTCAAGTGGACCGAGACCCGCTCGGAGTCCCTGATGACCGCCCACCACGGGCGCGACCAGATCCAGTACATCGACGTCGCCGCCGACCGCGAGGGCAACGTCAAGGGCCTGCGCGTGCGGCTGCTGGCCGACATGGGCGCCTACCTGCGGCTGATCACCCCCGGCGTCCCCGCACTGGGTGCGTTCATGTTCCCGGGCATCTACAAGTTCCCGGCCTACCGCTTCGAGTGCGACGGGGTGTTCACCAACAAGGTGCCCACCGACGCCTACCGCGGTGCCGGCCGCCCCGAGGCGACCTTCGCCATCGAGCGGATCATGGACGAGCTCGCCGTCGAGCTGTCCATGGACCCGATGGAGCTGCGCCGCAAGAACTGGATCAACGCCGAGGAGTTCCCGTTCACCACGGTGGCCGGGCTCTCCTACGACTCCGGTGACTACGAGCAGGCCACCCAGGCCGCGCTCGAGCTGCTCGGCTACGACGAGCTGCGTGCGGAGCAGAAGCAGCGTCGCGAGTCCGGCGACCCGGTCCAGCTGGGCATCGGCATCTCCACGTTCACCGAGATGTGCGGCCTGGCCCCCTCCCGGGTGCTCGGCTCGCTGGCCTTCGGCGCCGGCGGCTGGGAGCAGGCCTCCATCCGGATGCTGCCCACCGGCAAGGTCGAGGTCGTCACCGGGTCCACCCCGCACGGCCAGGGCCACGAGACGGCCTGGAGCCAGATCGTCGCCGACCAGCTGGGCGTGCCCTTCGACGACGTCGAGGTGCTGCACGGTGACACCGCGATCAGCTCGCGCGGTCTGGACACCTACGGCTCGCGCTCGCTGGTCGTCGGTGGCACCGCGGTGGTGAAGGCCTCGGAGAAGGTCGTCGCCAAGGCCCGCAAGATCGCCGCGCACCTGCTCGAGGCCAGCGAGGACGACCTGGAGTTCAGCGGCGGGAAGTTCTCCGTCAAGGGCACCCCCGGCGCGGGGCTCGGCATCCAGGAGATCGCCCTGGCGATCTTCGCCGCGCACGACTACCCCGAGGGCATCGAGCCCTCGATCGACGCCGAGGCCGCCTTCGACCCGACGAACTTCTCCTTCCCGCACGGCACCCACCTGTGCGCCATGGAGGTCGACACCGACACCGGGTTCGTCAAGATCCGCAAGTACGCCTGCGTCGACGACATCGGCAACATCGTCAACCCGATCATCGTCGAGGGTCAGATGCACGGCGGGCTCGCCCAGGGCATCAGCCAGGCCCTGTACGAGGAGGCCATCTACGACGCCGACGGCAACCTGACCACCGGCACGTTCGTGGACTACCTGGTGCCCTCGGCGATGGACCTGCCGCACTTCGACACCGGCAACACCACGCACGCCGCCCCGGACAACCCGCTGGGTGCCAAGGGCGTCGGCGAGGCCGGCTGCATCGCCAGCACCCCGGCGGTCGTCAACGCCGCCCTGGACGCCGTCCGGCACCTGGGCGTGTCCGACATCCGCATGCCGCTGACCCCCGAGCGGGTCTGGCGGGCCATCCACCAGGGCGGCGACGGCGGAGACCGCGCCGCCGAGGGCAGCAACGCCTACGGCGGTGCCCGCACCACCGAGTCCGGCTACGAGGAGGCGAAGTGA
- the mftF gene encoding mycofactocin system glycosyltransferase (Members of this protein family, MftF, are putative glycosyltransferases, members of PF00535 (glycosyl transferase family 2). The encoding gene is found as part of the mycofactocin cassette, in Mycobacterium tuberculosis, many other Actinobacteria, and occasional members of other lineages. Mycofactocin itself, a putative redox carrier, is a heavily modified derivative of the C-terminal Val-Tyr dipeptide of the mycofactocin precursor MftA (TIGR03969), and its mature form is not yet known.), with protein MPVTAPPDARLPDGFVVALDPRVRRRDAGATLLGGSPLRLLRLAPRARELLAGEGLTVADPTTAALAGRLLDSGLAHPRLGPVTPAGVTVVVPVKDRTAGLDRLLTAVRADPQTAAVPVVVVDDGSADPGAVARVCAAHRADVLRHEVARGPSAARNAGLRAAGTAAVAFLDSDCVPRPGWLGVLAAHLADPRLAVVAPRITALAGDGSGWVGGYEDTVSALDMGRHPAPVTPLSGVSYVPSAALLVRRAALGGGFDETMRVAEDVDLVWRLAGAGWRVRYEPGAQVDHQHPRATGEWLRRRAFYGTGAALLAQRHGSAVAPVVMSPWSAAAWACVLLGGRPGLVAGAGVLGVATRTLSRRLARPGEPAPVGLAATLVVRGTWAGGRTLARSVTRHHWPLVLPLLAVSGRARRLTLLAALADGVGAWWPHRRDVDLPRFVAARRLEDLAYGAGLWRGALRARDARALLPARPPAG; from the coding sequence GTGCCGGTGACGGCTCCACCGGACGCGAGGCTGCCGGACGGGTTCGTGGTCGCCCTGGACCCCCGGGTCCGGCGCCGGGACGCCGGGGCGACGTTGCTGGGCGGCTCGCCGCTGCGGCTGCTCCGGCTCGCGCCCCGGGCCCGCGAGCTGCTCGCCGGCGAGGGGCTCACGGTCGCGGACCCGACCACCGCGGCGTTGGCCGGGCGGCTGCTCGACAGCGGCCTCGCCCACCCGCGGCTCGGCCCGGTCACCCCGGCCGGCGTCACCGTCGTCGTCCCGGTGAAGGACCGCACGGCGGGCCTGGACCGCCTGCTCACCGCGGTGCGCGCCGACCCGCAGACGGCCGCCGTCCCGGTCGTGGTGGTCGACGACGGCTCGGCGGACCCCGGCGCCGTGGCCCGCGTGTGCGCCGCACACCGGGCCGACGTGCTCCGGCACGAGGTGGCCCGCGGCCCCTCGGCGGCCCGCAACGCCGGCCTGCGCGCGGCCGGCACCGCAGCGGTGGCCTTCCTGGACTCCGACTGCGTGCCCCGCCCCGGGTGGCTCGGGGTGCTGGCCGCGCACCTGGCCGACCCCCGGCTGGCCGTCGTCGCGCCCCGGATCACCGCCCTGGCCGGGGACGGCTCCGGCTGGGTGGGCGGGTACGAGGACACGGTCAGCGCGCTGGACATGGGCCGCCACCCCGCGCCGGTGACCCCGCTGTCGGGGGTCTCCTACGTGCCGAGCGCGGCCCTGCTGGTCCGGCGGGCCGCGCTGGGCGGCGGGTTCGACGAGACCATGCGGGTCGCCGAGGACGTCGACCTCGTCTGGCGGCTGGCCGGCGCCGGGTGGCGGGTGCGCTACGAGCCCGGCGCGCAGGTGGACCACCAGCACCCCCGGGCGACGGGGGAGTGGCTGCGCCGCCGGGCGTTCTACGGCACCGGAGCCGCCCTGCTGGCCCAGCGGCACGGCAGCGCGGTCGCCCCGGTGGTGATGTCCCCGTGGTCGGCCGCGGCGTGGGCCTGCGTCCTGCTGGGCGGACGCCCGGGGCTGGTCGCCGGCGCCGGCGTGCTCGGCGTCGCCACCCGGACGCTGTCCCGGCGGCTGGCCCGCCCCGGCGAGCCCGCACCCGTCGGGCTCGCCGCCACCCTGGTCGTCCGCGGCACCTGGGCCGGTGGCCGCACGCTGGCCCGCTCGGTCACCCGGCACCACTGGCCGCTGGTCCTCCCGCTCCTGGCGGTGTCCGGCCGGGCCCGCCGGCTGACCCTGCTGGCTGCGCTGGCCGACGGGGTCGGCGCCTGGTGGCCGCACCGCCGGGACGTCGACCTGCCCCGCTTCGTGGCTGCCCGCCGGCTGGAGGACCTGGCCTACGGCGCCGGGCTGTGGCGGGGCGCGCTCCGGGCCCGGGACGCCCGGGCGCTGCTGCCCGCGAGGCCGCCGGCGGGCTGA
- a CDS encoding (2Fe-2S)-binding protein, whose amino-acid sequence MTQINVRVDGASYSDDVEPRTLLVHYLREQLGKVGTVVGCDTSNCGACTVHLDGESVKSCTVLAVQADGAEVTTIEGIADGATLHPMQKAFHEQHGLQCGYCTPGMIMASIDLVKNNPNPTEHEIREGIEGNLCRCTGYQNIVKAVQQAAGEMSSTGTHAVETTGAQA is encoded by the coding sequence ATGACGCAGATCAACGTGCGTGTCGACGGGGCGTCCTACTCGGACGACGTCGAACCGAGGACCCTCCTGGTCCACTACTTGCGCGAGCAGCTGGGCAAGGTCGGCACGGTCGTCGGCTGCGACACCAGCAACTGCGGCGCCTGCACCGTCCACCTGGACGGCGAGAGCGTGAAGTCCTGCACCGTGCTGGCCGTCCAGGCCGACGGCGCCGAGGTCACCACCATCGAGGGCATCGCCGACGGCGCCACCCTGCACCCGATGCAGAAGGCCTTCCACGAGCAGCACGGTCTGCAGTGCGGCTACTGCACGCCCGGGATGATCATGGCCTCGATCGACCTGGTGAAGAACAACCCGAACCCCACCGAGCACGAGATCCGTGAGGGCATCGAGGGCAACCTCTGTCGCTGCACGGGCTACCAGAACATCGTCAAGGCGGTCCAGCAGGCCGCCGGCGAGATGAGCTCGACGGGCACCCACGCCGTCGAGACGACGGGAGCACAGGCATGA
- a CDS encoding GAF domain-containing protein, giving the protein MNPWLALPDGLPSPVAARRLRAAHEAVVTHGGAVRRDEVRPVVYESWRRSLGSGVDPDGTPPPVDLLDHDLLAYREAHPLAAVMPVIRRLLVTDAEADRMIVAVTDAEGRMLWVEGDRALRSRAESMHFVAGARWGEDVAGTNAPGTALALDTPVQIHGGEHFSRTVQQWSCSAAPVHHPVTGVLLGAIDVTGGDHVASPHVLTLVRATVAAAESELRWLHREELPGRSAVPPLARPLLEVLGRERARLTTPAGRTDLSLRHSELLLLLAEAAAADEGRSADQLAAEVHPGDAAAVTVRAELSRLRRILGEDLLGSRPYRLTAPLDTDLDQVRRALARGAVAPALDRYVGVVLPRSEAPGVRTARARLAGSLRAAVLRSGRPELLVRYSRLPDAADDAAVWQGLLDCLPVSSPRRAAAAGQLLRLRRSPRPR; this is encoded by the coding sequence CTGAACCCGTGGCTCGCGCTGCCCGACGGGTTGCCCAGCCCGGTGGCCGCCCGGCGGTTGCGGGCCGCGCACGAGGCGGTGGTGACCCACGGGGGAGCCGTCCGCCGCGACGAGGTGCGGCCGGTCGTCTACGAGTCGTGGCGGCGCAGCCTGGGCAGCGGCGTCGACCCCGACGGCACGCCGCCGCCGGTCGACCTGCTCGACCACGACCTGCTGGCCTACCGCGAGGCGCACCCGCTGGCCGCGGTCATGCCGGTGATCCGGCGCCTGCTGGTCACCGATGCCGAGGCCGACCGGATGATCGTGGCCGTCACCGACGCCGAGGGCCGGATGCTGTGGGTCGAGGGCGACCGCGCGCTGCGCTCGCGCGCGGAGTCCATGCACTTCGTGGCCGGCGCCCGGTGGGGCGAGGACGTCGCCGGCACCAACGCCCCCGGGACCGCGCTGGCCCTGGACACCCCGGTGCAGATCCACGGCGGCGAGCACTTCAGCCGCACCGTGCAGCAGTGGTCGTGCTCGGCCGCGCCGGTGCACCACCCGGTCACCGGGGTGCTCCTCGGCGCCATCGACGTCACCGGCGGGGACCACGTGGCCAGTCCGCACGTGCTCACCCTGGTGCGCGCCACGGTCGCGGCCGCGGAGTCCGAGCTGCGCTGGTTGCACCGCGAGGAGCTCCCCGGCCGGTCGGCGGTCCCGCCCCTGGCCCGGCCGTTGCTCGAGGTGCTGGGCCGCGAGCGCGCCCGGCTGACCACCCCGGCCGGGCGCACCGACCTGTCGCTGCGGCACTCCGAGCTGCTGCTCCTGCTCGCCGAGGCCGCCGCGGCCGACGAGGGACGCAGCGCCGACCAGCTCGCCGCCGAGGTGCACCCGGGGGACGCGGCCGCGGTGACCGTGCGCGCGGAGCTGTCCCGGTTGCGCCGGATCCTGGGCGAGGACCTCCTGGGGTCCCGGCCCTACCGGCTCACCGCCCCGCTGGACACCGACCTCGACCAGGTCCGCCGCGCGCTGGCCCGCGGCGCCGTCGCCCCCGCCCTGGACCGCTACGTCGGGGTGGTGCTGCCGCGTTCGGAGGCCCCCGGCGTCCGCACCGCCCGGGCCCGGCTGGCCGGCTCGCTGCGCGCCGCGGTGCTGCGCTCGGGCCGCCCCGAGCTGCTGGTGCGCTACAGCCGGCTCCCCGACGCCGCCGACGACGCCGCGGTCTGGCAGGGCCTGCTCGACTGCCTGCCGGTCAGCTCACCCCGGCGGGCCGCGGCGGCCGGGCAGCTGCTCCGGCTGCGCCGCAGCCCCCGCCCGCGCTGA
- a CDS encoding carbonic anhydrase family protein translates to MSRATTLPEVPVRPAVRPASALTAAAVLLLTACGGTAGSAGAEAGAGTTTAAVPAAGEQFGYTGATGPGAWAQLDPEWSACGTGEHQSPIDLGGATPAAQSELGVSYVPGTAELVNTGATVRADEAPGSTLTVDGVGYELTQFHLHEPAEHTVDGVRADAELHLVHTAADGSLAVLGVLLTEGAEDVALQPYLDALPGTPGETSAPASVDPAALLPADHATYRYTGSLTTPPCSEDVEWLVLQQPVSASAAQLAGFRAVIGENARPVQETGDRTVTVG, encoded by the coding sequence TTGTCAAGAGCAACCACACTCCCGGAGGTCCCCGTGCGTCCCGCCGTCCGTCCCGCCAGCGCCCTCACCGCCGCCGCGGTCCTGCTGCTCACCGCCTGCGGGGGGACCGCCGGGAGCGCCGGGGCTGAGGCCGGGGCCGGCACCACCACGGCTGCGGTCCCGGCGGCGGGTGAGCAGTTCGGCTACACCGGGGCCACCGGTCCCGGCGCCTGGGCGCAGCTGGACCCGGAGTGGTCGGCGTGCGGCACCGGGGAGCACCAGTCCCCCATCGACCTGGGCGGCGCCACGCCCGCGGCGCAGTCCGAACTGGGCGTGTCCTACGTGCCGGGCACCGCGGAGCTGGTCAACACCGGTGCCACGGTGCGGGCCGACGAGGCGCCCGGCTCCACCCTCACGGTGGACGGCGTGGGCTACGAGCTCACCCAGTTCCACCTGCACGAGCCGGCCGAGCACACCGTGGACGGCGTCCGCGCGGATGCCGAGCTGCACCTGGTGCACACCGCGGCCGACGGGTCCCTCGCCGTCCTCGGCGTGCTGCTCACCGAGGGCGCGGAGGACGTGGCCCTGCAGCCCTACCTGGACGCGCTCCCGGGCACGCCGGGCGAGACCTCGGCACCGGCGTCGGTCGACCCCGCGGCCCTGCTGCCGGCCGACCACGCGACCTACCGCTACACCGGCTCGCTGACGACGCCGCCCTGCTCGGAGGACGTCGAGTGGCTGGTCCTGCAGCAGCCGGTGTCCGCCTCGGCCGCACAGCTGGCGGGCTTCCGCGCCGTCATCGGGGAGAACGCCCGCCCGGTGCAGGAGACCGGCGACCGGACGGTCACCGTCGGCTGA
- a CDS encoding DUF4397 domain-containing protein, protein MTVRRALGVLTLTALAVLGVPAVAAAAPADGTTGGWVRLTHLSPDTPAVDVQLTAASDSGSVLALSDVAYGDVSDYTRVPAGTYTASMVPAGGDAADPPAITQSVTVADGQAYTVAAVGLNADLTGTVLTDDLSTPPDGQARIRLLQASVSHPSVTVTAVDGPVLARDAAFATATGYAEIPAGVWSLAVDADGAQVGTATGVRVEPGSVNTLVALDAPDGSVTVTALQDAAGTGVTPSGGVETGGGGTAPADRGPATLAGLVLAAAVVVPVVARRRTV, encoded by the coding sequence ATGACCGTCCGACGCGCACTCGGTGTGCTGACCCTGACCGCCCTCGCCGTCCTGGGGGTCCCCGCGGTCGCCGCCGCGGCGCCCGCGGACGGCACGACCGGTGGGTGGGTCCGGCTGACCCACCTGTCCCCGGACACCCCCGCGGTCGACGTCCAGCTCACCGCGGCCAGCGACTCCGGCTCGGTGCTGGCGTTGAGCGACGTGGCCTACGGCGACGTGTCGGACTACACCCGGGTGCCCGCCGGCACCTACACCGCCTCGATGGTCCCGGCCGGCGGCGACGCCGCCGACCCGCCGGCGATCACCCAGTCGGTCACGGTGGCCGACGGGCAGGCCTACACGGTGGCCGCGGTCGGGCTCAACGCCGACCTGACCGGCACCGTGCTCACCGACGACCTCAGCACCCCGCCGGACGGGCAGGCCCGGATCCGGCTGCTGCAGGCCTCGGTGAGCCACCCCTCCGTCACCGTCACCGCCGTCGACGGGCCGGTGCTGGCCCGGGACGCGGCCTTCGCCACGGCCACCGGCTACGCCGAGATCCCGGCCGGGGTGTGGTCGTTGGCGGTGGACGCCGACGGCGCCCAGGTGGGGACGGCGACCGGCGTGCGGGTCGAGCCGGGCAGCGTGAACACCCTGGTCGCCCTGGACGCACCGGACGGGTCCGTCACGGTCACCGCCCTGCAGGACGCGGCCGGCACCGGCGTCACCCCCAGCGGCGGGGTGGAGACCGGTGGCGGTGGGACGGCGCCGGCCGACCGCGGTCCGGCGACGCTGGCCGGCCTGGTGCTCGCCGCGGCGGTGGTCGTGCCGGTGGTGGCCCGCCGGCGGACGGTCTGA